GGATTTCCTGTGCCAACTGGAATGATGGATACATCAACAATTGCCATGATCATTTTCCTCCTAATAAAATATATATTTACATTTTTTTATTGTACCGAAATATATATTTGTTTACTAATCTTTCGCTTATTCTTCTACTTTAAACTGTGCTACTAATTTTTCTAGGCCTTTCATTTCCTCGCCTAGCATTCGCATCGTATCGGATACTTTCTCTAAGTGAGCCACTTGCGATTCAGTAGATGCATTTACCTCCTCAGAAACTGCGGCACTTTCTTGACTTGTCCCTGCAATTGTTTGCATCACTTCTGTAATTTCTTCTTGCTCATCTCCTATATTTTTTACCTCCCTAACGATTTTTTCAACCGAAGTAATAATCGTATCTACTACAGACATAATGATACGAAACTCTGTTTCTGCTTCTTCTGTAACCTTATTTTGTATATCTGCAATGTCTTTCAATTTACTTACAACGTCTACAACACGCGCAACTTCTAACTGTACATCTCTTATCATCATAGCGATTTCCTCTGTTGCTCCTTTTGATTGTTCCGCTAACTTTCTCACCTCTTCTGCGACTACTGCAAATCCTTTTCCTTGTTCGCCTGCTCTCGCCGCTTCAATCGATGCATTTAAAGCAAGTAAATTTGTTTGATCCGAAATTTCTTTAATGATTTCTACTACATTTTGAATAGATTGTACTCTCTGCTCTAGTTTACAGGAGGCTTCTTCTGTACCATCTACAATAGATGATGATTGTCCTCTTGTGTGAACTAAATGATGCATCGTATCAAGACCTTGTTTAGATGCTTGTTCTGCCTTATTTGTTACTTCCTTAATCGCTTCTACTGATTCAATCATTTGTTCCACTGAATCAGTCATATTTCCAAGTTGAGTGGAAACTTCCTCTACACCATTTGCAAGCGTTGATGCCCCGCCCGTTACATCTTCCATCGCCCCGGAAACCTCTTTACTTGCAGCAACAGTTTCATTCGTTAAATAATGAAGATGACGGGTAGATTGTTGAACGGTCTGTATATTATGTTTAATGCTACTTACCATTTCATTCATCTGGTCAACCATATGATTAAAATGAGTGGTAAGCGTTCCTACCTCATCTTTACTCATCACTTCCATTTTCAATGTTAAATCACCTTCAGCTACTCGTTGAACATGCTTTGTTAATAACTGCAAAGGTCTTGCTAATTTTCTTGCAAATAAAAAAGATACAGTAATCGCAACCAATAAACTCATACATGTCATCCCAATTACTGTATTACGTGTTTCAGATAATACACGATCAATTGTTTCTTTAGGATAGACGATTCCTATTTTCCATTTCATCTTATCAAATAATTGGCTATAGGCTACTATCTCATTTCCTTCTAATTTAGATTCAGCAAATTTCGTTGTATCTTTTTTCAAACTTTGGATAAGCGGCTCTTTTGAAACATCTTTCCCTACTTTTTCTGGATATACAAGCGCAATGTTTTTATCGTTAATGATGAACATTTCCCCAGCATAATTATATTGAATATTATGTAGTAGTTTTTGAATCGTTCCTAGCGATATATCCATCGCTACAACCCCTAATACAGAACCATCCTCACCAACAATCGCTTTTGAAACACCAATACTTAATTTACCTGTTGTAGCCTCATATAAGGGCTGCCCCCAATGAACTGATTTCGTATCTGCCTCAGCATTTTTGTACCACGGTCTAGAAGTTGGATCATATCCCTCTGGTAATGCTCCTCCCCCAGCGAGATTTGCACTTAGCGTTCTCTTATCTTTCGTCCCAATATATAAATCTAAAATATCTGGATGATTCTTTTTGAAGTGTAAAAATTCTTTTAAAATAGCATCCTCATTTTCTGGAGTTAGACCACTTTGCAATGCTTCTTGTACTAAGCTATTTGTTCCATAATGCCCTATATCTTCTTCAATCCCTTGTATAAATGTATGAAGTTGCTCAGTGACAAGATCCATTGTATTTTGAGAATATTGATTGAGTGTATCTTGCGCTCCCTCCTGCTGCAATTGATATACAGTTGTCCCTAAAATTGCAAACAGCAGCGTAATAAGCACTGAAAACACGACTGAAATTTTCAAACGTAAACTTCTCCACATTCCTTTGAAACATCCCCTTCTCGATGAAATTTAATTATGTCAATCGATATATTAAGTATAATAGATAATAAAAAAAGCTCAATCTATATAATTTCAAAAATTTATACTTATTTGTATATATTTCACTATACTCTCTAGAAGAGATCCTTCATGAGTACTTGTCTAAATACAAATCGTTCTTTATTCTTAATATAGAATCTAATTTGTTCGGGAGGCATTATGTTACAAAAATTTGGTTTCTCACAATATGAAAGTCAAGCTTATGAAGTCTTAGTCTCAAGCAATGAACCATTAGATGCAACAACAATTGTCAAACATTCCGGTGTTCCAAAAGCAAAGATATATGAAATATTAGCTCGCCTAATCGATAAAGGAATGGTAATGGATTCCGTTTCAGAAAAGAGAAAGCTATATACAGCATTGCCACTCAAGCTCGCGATTGAAAAATTAACAGCAGAATTCCAAACGAATATTAAAGAGCTTGAAACAAATATTTCCAAAAAATCATTTACAGATGACCGTGTTTGGAGCTTAAAAATGCGCTCTTCTATTCAAGCACAAAGTAAACAGATGATGAAAGATGCTAAAAAATCTATCCGTATTTCTGCTTGGAATGATACATTCTTAGAATATCTTCCATTACTGGAGCAGAAGGCGAAACAAGGTGTTGATATTGAAGGCCTTATAGTAGGAAAATCTGAAACAGAACTAAAGAACATTCATTTTCTCATCCCAACAGACGAGCCAAATGCATTAGAGCGTTATTTACTCCTTATCATTGATGATTATGAAATTTTATTTGCTGGTGTTGAACAAGAATCTTGGCAAGCAATGAAAACAATGTCTCAGCCATTTGTAAAATTTTTTACTGAATTTTTCTATCATGATGTGGCACTTGCTAAAATTACCCAAAAGCATCATGAACTCTTTAGGAATGATGAGGAAATTCGAAGCATTTTAATGAAATTGAGGTATTAAATATATAAAAGGAATGCTTGTATACATAATAAAGCATTCCTTTTTTCGTAATAAGAAGGTGAAAATATCCTGATCCATATCTTTTTAAGTAATAGATAATACGTTTTATCTATCGAGAAATAGCACAGGATGCCTTTGCTATTTCTCATCCTGCCTCTTTATTTCATTTAATAACTCAATAATCCTTTCATTTTGCTCAACTTGCTTCTCCGAATTATGATAAAGAAAACGAATCCATCTAAATACAAATATAGTGATAAACAACGGTACTGCCATGAATAAAAAACCAATCATTGAATCATTCATATTTTATCACCTCAATAATTAACCTCTTCTATAACACCGTAGTAAAACCTCTATTTCTTCCAAAATTAAAAGGAATCTAATCACACGATAGATTCCTTTTTAGCCACATGAGTAGATTGTTCTCTCGTAATTGAGAAGATCGCACATAGCAATGCTAAGATGATAAATCCACCGCCGACCCAAGCATTATACATAACAGATGACTTTTCAATAACAATGCCACCTACTGTTGAACCGAGCGCAATCGCTAAAATATATACTCGAAAATTCAACTTTCTCCCCCCTCCGTAAAGTTACTACAATAATAGCAACCAAAAGAGCAAGCAAGAGGAGATTCCTTATCTTCTAGGAGGAAATGTTTCACAAATAAAGAAGCAAGCGATTCCTTCACCTGCTTCTTTAAGGTTATCTTTCTTTTTTCTTATTTAAATACCAATATACAGGAAGTCCTGTCACAACGATTCCAATTGATAAAAAACAACTTATAGGATCATTCATAATCGCACTGCCAATTACAAATAATGACCCGAAAATGGCAACAATCGGTACAATTGGAAATAACGGTACAGTATAAGCACGTTCTTTTCCTTCATTACGTTTTCGTAAAATAAACACTCCAACAAATGTCATTACATAAAAAATATAAATAGTAAATACGGAAATCTCCGATAATTTGTTTGGATCACTTATAATCATTAAAATAATCCCTAAAATAATTTCAAACGTAATTGCATTAACTGGTGTGTTAAACTTTTCATTTTCTTTCGCGATAAATTTCGAAAACGGAAGCTGTCCACGCTCAGCCATGGACATTGGAATACGAGGGAATGTTAAAATCTTTCCGTTCAAACATCCAAAAATGGAGACAATAATACCGATACTAATAATTTTCCCGCCATATTCTCCTAACAACATCTCAGCAGCTGTTGCAGTCGCATTCTCACCAAGATTTACAATTTGCATAGCTGGCAATACTTTTAATAAAGCTAAATTAATTAATACATAAGCAAATGTTACAATTAATATCCCTAATGTCATCGCCTTTGGTAATAACTTTGTTGGATTCTTCATTTCACCGCCAATAGAAGCAAGCAAGATCCAACCATCATAAGCAAATAAAGTTGCTAAAATCGCCATACCAATACTTTGATTTTCCGATAATGGCACAACTACATTAAAAATATCACTATTCCCTTTCCAAAAACCTAACAAAACAATTAATACGACGGGAATCAGTTTCCCAACTGTTGTAATTGTTTGAACAATGCCTCCATACTTTGTTCCAACACTATTTACAGCGCCAAGGAATACAACTGTACCAATTGCAATTGGTAAATTCCACGATGTATCTAAATAAAAGAAGTTAATAAGTAAAGAACTAAAGTACAAACCTAACGTTCCAATGATAGCTGGTCCATATATAACTGTTTGCATCCATCCCGATAAATACCCTAAGAAACTCCCATAAATTTCTTCTAAATATGTATATAATCCACCATTTTTCGGAATTTGCGCTCCAATTTCAGCTACTGTTAAACCACTAGCTAATGTTAATAAGCCTCCAATGATCCAAGCAGCAATCGCCATATTAGAACTACCAGAATAATCTAATACACTCCCTGGCTTCATAAATACACCAGAACCAATAATTGTTCCGACAACGATGGATAATGCCACCGTTAATCCAATTTTGTTCTTCTCATCATGATGCATATTATGTATCCTCCTTCCAATTCTAGTGTGATGCAAAATGAAATAAAAAACACTCCTCCCTCAAAAAGGGACGAGTGTTTTATTCGTGGTTCCACCCTTGTTTGATTAGCAAAGCGCTACACTTTACCAATTTCTCAAGTTTCCATAACGATTTTCATCGGCAAGCAATTACTCACGGATTCACTGCTGCAGCTCAGAGGTGGTAATTCATTCTTTCGTATTAGGAAGCTTACAGCCTAAGGCTTCCCTCTCTGAGAATCGTAAAAAATAAATCATATCCTCATCATCACTTCTTGATGTCGAATTTTGTAGTTACTGTTCATTATATTAGATTTTTCAAAAAAATCAATAATATCGCTGATATAATATATAAAAATATCTCTTCTTATAGTATAACAAAAGCTATCCTATTTTTCGAATCTCCGTATTACTACACAGTAAATATCTTGATTATAGAGTATCTTAACTATCTTTATCCGACCTAGAGATTCAGCAATATAATATAAAAACGCCGCTCTCAATCAGAGCAGCGTTTTTCTCTAGCCATTTTGTAGTTGTCCTTGTTCATGTTCCATGAATTTTCTTAATATAATTGTTTGCATCATTGTGAAGGTATTCCCAGTAACCCAATACAACACAAGTCCTGATGGTGCAGCAAATCCCATAAATAAAATCATTGCCGGCATCATAAACTGCTGAATTTTGAGCATTTGAACTTGATC
The window above is part of the Bacillus cytotoxicus NVH 391-98 genome. Proteins encoded here:
- a CDS encoding methyl-accepting chemotaxis protein, producing MWRSLRLKISVVFSVLITLLFAILGTTVYQLQQEGAQDTLNQYSQNTMDLVTEQLHTFIQGIEEDIGHYGTNSLVQEALQSGLTPENEDAILKEFLHFKKNHPDILDLYIGTKDKRTLSANLAGGGALPEGYDPTSRPWYKNAEADTKSVHWGQPLYEATTGKLSIGVSKAIVGEDGSVLGVVAMDISLGTIQKLLHNIQYNYAGEMFIINDKNIALVYPEKVGKDVSKEPLIQSLKKDTTKFAESKLEGNEIVAYSQLFDKMKWKIGIVYPKETIDRVLSETRNTVIGMTCMSLLVAITVSFLFARKLARPLQLLTKHVQRVAEGDLTLKMEVMSKDEVGTLTTHFNHMVDQMNEMVSSIKHNIQTVQQSTRHLHYLTNETVAASKEVSGAMEDVTGGASTLANGVEEVSTQLGNMTDSVEQMIESVEAIKEVTNKAEQASKQGLDTMHHLVHTRGQSSSIVDGTEEASCKLEQRVQSIQNVVEIIKEISDQTNLLALNASIEAARAGEQGKGFAVVAEEVRKLAEQSKGATEEIAMMIRDVQLEVARVVDVVSKLKDIADIQNKVTEEAETEFRIIMSVVDTIITSVEKIVREVKNIGDEQEEITEVMQTIAGTSQESAAVSEEVNASTESQVAHLEKVSDTMRMLGEEMKGLEKLVAQFKVEE
- a CDS encoding TrmB family transcriptional regulator; this translates as MLQKFGFSQYESQAYEVLVSSNEPLDATTIVKHSGVPKAKIYEILARLIDKGMVMDSVSEKRKLYTALPLKLAIEKLTAEFQTNIKELETNISKKSFTDDRVWSLKMRSSIQAQSKQMMKDAKKSIRISAWNDTFLEYLPLLEQKAKQGVDIEGLIVGKSETELKNIHFLIPTDEPNALERYLLLIIDDYEILFAGVEQESWQAMKTMSQPFVKFFTEFFYHDVALAKITQKHHELFRNDEEIRSILMKLRY
- a CDS encoding APC family permease, translating into MHHDEKNKIGLTVALSIVVGTIIGSGVFMKPGSVLDYSGSSNMAIAAWIIGGLLTLASGLTVAEIGAQIPKNGGLYTYLEEIYGSFLGYLSGWMQTVIYGPAIIGTLGLYFSSLLINFFYLDTSWNLPIAIGTVVFLGAVNSVGTKYGGIVQTITTVGKLIPVVLIVLLGFWKGNSDIFNVVVPLSENQSIGMAILATLFAYDGWILLASIGGEMKNPTKLLPKAMTLGILIVTFAYVLINLALLKVLPAMQIVNLGENATATAAEMLLGEYGGKIISIGIIVSIFGCLNGKILTFPRIPMSMAERGQLPFSKFIAKENEKFNTPVNAITFEIILGIILMIISDPNKLSEISVFTIYIFYVMTFVGVFILRKRNEGKERAYTVPLFPIVPIVAIFGSLFVIGSAIMNDPISCFLSIGIVVTGLPVYWYLNKKKER